The genomic region ATACCTCTGCCAGAACCTCCGCACCGTGCTCAAGCAACCTCGGCTGAAGCTCCTTCAGGCAGCGTTCTGTGCGCTCGCTAACAGCTGCGTAATCAAGAGCATCTGCCACATCGTCAGACGCGCCGGGAATACGGTTATCCCACGCCATCTCAAGATCCACAACCAATGCCTGGGTTACTTCACGCTCCCAGTCGTATACACCCACCACGGTCTCTACAACCAGTCCTTCGATCAAAACACTGTCTGCCAAGGGGTGCTCCCGGGAAGATCCCACTCACTGCTGATTGAATAACGTACAGACTGCGGATACTGTAACCACACCTGCCTGCGAATTTAGCGCCGGCATTTTCGCACACATTACCCTGATACGTCTTTGTCTCCGAGCTCGCAAAATGGCCCTGAGTGATCCAGTACTAACTGTTCTGCTATGTATGGCTGCTTATTTGGCCGGCTCGGTGCTGTTTGCACTACCGGTTTGCCGACTTATGGGGCTACCCGACCCTCGAGCACAAGGCTCAGGAAACCCAGGCGCCACCAACGTGTACCGAACCGGTGGCTGGCTGCCCGCCGTGCTCACCCTGGCCCTGGACGCAGCCAAGGGCTGGCTGCCCGTTTGGCTGGCACACCACGCAGGGTTATCTGCATTGGTTCAGGCAATGGTCGCATTGTGTGCGGTTACCGGGCATATGATTCCCGCGTTCTACCGATTCAAGGGTGGCAAGGGCGTTGCAACGGCCCTGGGTGCAGGCCTTGCCCTAGCACCGGCGACCACGGCTGCAATGGCGGCTCTGTGGCTGCTGGTACTGTGGCGCTGGCGAGTTTCCGCACTGGCATCTGTAATAGCCATTGTTAGCGGGCCTCTCATCAGCGCGTTCCTAGAGCCAGAAAGCCTGCCTATGTTCGGCCTGTTGGCAATTCTCATTGTTGTGCGTCACCGGAACAATCTAATCCGGCTCGCCCAGGGGCGAGAAACCGGCTTTTAGGCCGACTGCTGCAGATCAATCAATAAGCCCTGCAAGCCGTGCCTCAGTAAGAGGTGGCAACATATTCATCGGCCACCTCGGCACCGCCATAATCCGCTCGCCATCTCGTTGCCCTGCCTTCATGCGCTGGGCGCCGGCGTAGGCAATCATCGCTCCGTTATCCGTACAAAACTCCGGGCGGGCATAAAATACATGGGCGCGCCGTTTTTCAGCCATTTTTTCAAGGCTGGCCCGCAACCGCTTGTTAGCACTTACCCCTCCAGCTATCACCAAGCGACTGCAACCTGTGTGCTCCAACGCCCGCCGGCACTTGATCATCAGGGTATCCACCGCAGCCGTTTCAAAAGCCAGGGCAATGTCCGCACGGATTTGATCAGTCAGCCCGTTCGCGGATTTCTTTTCCGCATTCACGGTATTGAGAGTGAACGTCTTCAAACCACTGAAGCTGAAATCCATGCCCGGCCGGTCCGTCATTGGCCGCGGGAACCGGTAGCGACCAGACTCACCTTTTTCGGCCAGCGCCGCCACTCGAGGGCCGCCGGGATAGTCCAGCCCCAGCATCTTGGCGGTTTTGTCGAAGGCCTCACCGGCGGCATCGTCTAAAGACTCGCCGAGCATTTCATATTCCCCAATGCCGCCCACACGCACCAGCTGGGTGTGTCCGCCAGACACCAGCAGAGCAACAAATGGAAAGGCAGGCGGGTTATCTTCCAACATAGGTGCCAGCAAGTGGCCCTCCATGTGGTGCACGCCAAGCACGGGTATGCCAAGGGCAAACCCTAGGGCATGGGCAACTGAGCCGCCTACCATAAGGGCCCCAATCAGGCCCGGGCCGGCGGTGTAAGCAATACCGTCAATATCCTTACGGCCAAGCTTGGCTTCAGCCAGCACCTGATCACACAGCGGCAGCAGTTTGCGAACATGATCACGGGACGCCAGCTCTGGCACCACACCACCGTAATCGGCATGCATGTCGATCTGGCTGAACAGCGCGTGGCTCAAGAGCCCTTTATTTGTGTCAAACAGAGCAACGCCGGTCTCATCGCAAGACGTTTCAATACCCAGAATCAGCATAAAGCCTGGCCACATCGGTTAACATGAATGAATAATCGAGGTGCATTTTAGCAGAAACCCTAAACTCACTGGCAGTTTTGTGGAACAAACATTGACCTTGCCGGGATCCAAGCGCTATCATTGCCGCCCTAAATTACGAACTGGTCGAGTTTTAGTCAATCGGGCCGGGGATCGAGCCAGTCTGGCACCGCCGGATGCGCATTAAATTGAAACCGAATCTATCAGGTAGGTGATTTTCGAATGCCAGCTGTTAAATTGAAAGAGAACGAACCGTTTGACGTAGCACTGCGTCGCTTCAAGCGTTCATGCGAAAAAGCAGGTGTACTTTCCGAAGTACGTCGTCGTGAGCACTATGAAAAGCCAACTGCCGTGCGCAAACGCAAAGCAGCCGCTGCCGTTAAGCGTCATCTCAAGAAGCTTCAGCGGGAACAGCGCAAGTTCGAGCGCCTGTACTGAGTTACCGTAGACGCCGCTTGACTGCAAAGCACTGATTGCCTGTTCAGCCCAGGCTGCACAGAGCGATCAAAATGCCGCCGGGGCTTGGCTTCGGCGGCATTTTTGGCTATTGGCCCTTGTGTGTAACGGGCCTGATGTGGAGCCACTATGAGCGGACTGATCCCCCAACGCTTTGTTGAAGACCTGCTCGACCGGGTAGATCTGGCAGAGCTGATCGGCTCGCGCATTACACTCAAAAAGGCCGGCGCCAATTACAAAGCGTGCTGCCCGTTTCACGATGAAAAAACGCCATCATTCAATGTGAGGCCAGACAAAGGCTTCTATCATTGTTTTGGGTGCGGCGTTCATGGCGACGCCATCAGTTTTATACGTGAATTTGAGGGCCTCGGCTTTACAGAGGCCGTTGAAGAGCTGGCTCGCAGAGCCGGGCTAGAAGTACCTTACGACCAAGCGGCCAAACAGGAAATCCAGCAGGCGCGAACGCTGACCGACGCGCTAGATTTTACTAGCCGCTTTTATCATTCGGCGCTTCATAGCGAACAAGGCACCTACGCCCGTGATTATTTAAAACAGCGGGGGCTGGACGACAGCGTTATCCAGCAATACCAAGTGGGTTACGCGCCAGCCGCAGGCACCTCCTTGCTTGACGCTGCAAACAAGGATCTGCAGGGGCCGCTTATTGAAACCGGCACCGTCTCTGATAAGTACGGCAAGCCGCGTGATTTTTTTCGAAACCGGGTCATGTTCCCGATCCGCAACAGCCGAGGCAAGACCATAGCCTTCGGCGGACGGACGCTCGGCGACGACAAGGCAAAATACATCAACTCTCCGGAGTCGGATGTCTTTCACAAAAGCCGGGAAATATATGGCCTGTTTGAAGCGAAACAGGCACTGAAACAGTTAGACAAGCTGCTCGTAGTAGAAGGCTACATGGATGTAATTGCTCTAGCCCAGCACGGCATTCATTACGCCGTGGCGACCTTGGGCACGGCAACGAACCAAGACAGCCTAGCTGCACTGTTACGACAAGTGCGGCATGCAGTGTTTTGTTTTGATGGCGACAAAGCCGGATTTAAAGCGGCTGACCGGGCGATGGATAACGCTTTGGAGTTAATGGCAGACGGACTACATCTGCAGTTTTTGATGCTCCCGGAGGGCGAAGACCCAGACACGCTGGTGCGCAAGGAAGGCCCCGAGGCATTCCAGAAGCGCATTGATGGTGCCACCCCGTTTTCACGGTATCTGTTTGACCGCCAGAGCGAAGGCCTGGATCTGACACTGCCAGAGCACCGCGGCGAACTCAGAGCCAGAGCGGAACCGCTGCTGAACAAAATGCCCAAAAGCACCCTACGGGATGCCATGTGGCACGAAATGCTCCGCCTTTGCGGAGGCCGCAATCCGTGGCAAAACCGCCAGCCCCAGCAATGGAACAAATGGAAGGGTGGCCGGCGGGATCGTGTTACTGAAGAACGTATCGACGTAAAACTGAGCAAAGACAGCATTTTGTGCCTAGCCTTACTAGAGGCTCCCGACTTGGCCAGCGACGTCACCGAACTGGCAAGCGGTTCGCGCAAATATAAACAGGCTGGAAATTTTGCCAGCTTTATTCTAGAACGTGAAATCCGGGATCGGAAATCACTTATAACGGCACTTGCTCTGGATAGCCAGGTGCGTGGGCAGTTCTACAATCTGTTTGACGGCATTGAGCACATCCCAAGCCGGGAAAGCACTCTAGCCGCAGCACGAGAGCTGCTTAGCCCCAATGAGGAAGCATCCAGACAGCAAAGACTGGCCACACTTTTACGCAACTTCGCAAACCTAACCGCCGAAGAACGGCAGGAGCTGCGAGAGCTAAGCGGGGGAACCCCGGATTAGCAGCACTTGAAACTTGGCGCACTGATCACCATCTAACCATTCGGTGGCAGAGCATTAGAGCGACAGCTATAATGGCTGTTTCATTTTTTCTTATTTAAGCGAGTTCACAGGGTGTCTATGTCAGGCAATTCGCAGAAATCACGTTTGAAAGACCTTATCGCAAAGGGCAAGGAACAAGGCTACCTGACTTACGCCGAGGTGAACGACCACCTCCCGGAAGACATTGCCGATCCGGATCAGGTCGAAGACATCATTCGCATGATCAACGACATGGGCATTCAGGTGTCTGAAGTAGCACCAGATGCCGATACCCTGCTGATGACCGATGGCGACTCCACTGCCGACGAAGCCGCTGCCGCTGAAGCCGCCGCTGCCCTCGCCGCTGTGGAATCCGATGCCGGCCGCACCACCGACCCAGTACGCATGTACATGCGCGAAATGGGTACCGTGGAGCTGCTGACCCGTCAAGGCGAAATTGTTATCGCCAAGCGCATCGAAGAAGGTATCCGGGACGTCATGGCAGCCGTTGCCCACTTCCCGGGCACCGCTGGCACGGTTATCCAAGCCTACGATCGCATTATCGAGAACGAAGGTCGAATCACCGACATCGTAACCGGCTTTCTGGATCCGGATGGCGCTGAGCCGTTCATGCCAGAACCACCTCCCAAACCCGAAAAATCAGAAGAAGAAAAAGCTGAAGACGATTCGGACGAAGAGGAAGAAGAACCCGAGAGCGGCCCAAATCCCGAAGAGACCCGTCTGCGCTTTGAGCTTCTCAGAGAAAAGCTGGCAGCCGCAGAAGAATCGCTGTCAAAGCTTGGCCGTGCTGACAAGAAAACCCAAGCTGCACTTAACGAGCTGGGAAAAGTTTTTGCACCGTTCAAGCTAGGCAATAAAGCGTTCGATGAACTGGTCAACGTGGTGCGCTCTACCAACGCGCTGGTACGCGAGAACGAGCGGGCAATCCTGAAGATCTGCGTTCGCGAATGCAAAATGCCACGCAAAGACTTCATCAAATCATTCCCGGGCAATGAAGCAAACCAGGAATGGGGCGCGAAGATCGGCAAAAGCAAAAAGCCCTACGCTGCAGCAATAAACGAGCGTATGGATGAAATTGTCCGCCTTCAAAAGCGCATCATGAATGTGCAAATCGGCGTGGACTTGGCCGTAGCCGACATCAAGGAAATCAACCGTCGCGTATCCATTGGCGAAGCAAGAGCCCGCCGCGCCAAGAAAGAGATGGTTGAAGCCAACCTGCGCCTGGTTATTTCTATTGCCAAGAAATACACCAACCGCGGTTTGCAGTTCCTAGACTTGATCCAGGAAGGCAACATTGGCCTGATGAAGGCCGTAGATAAGTTTGAGTACCGTCGTGGCTACAAGTTCTCTACTTATGCCACTTGGTGGATTCGTCAGGCCATAACCCGTTCTATTGCGGATCAGGCTCGCACCATCCGTATTCCGGTGCACATGATTGAGACCATCAACAAGCTCAACCGTATCTCCCGCCAGATGCTTCAGGAAATGGGCCGCGAGCCCACGCCGGAAGAACTGGGCGAACGCATGGAGATGCCGGAGGATAAGATTCGTAAGGTGCTGAAGATCGCCAAAGAGCCGATCTCCATGGAAACGCCAATCGGCGATGATGAAGACAGCCATCTTGGCGACTTTATCGAAGATATCCAGGCGCTCTCGCCGGTAGATGCTGCAACGGCAGAAGGCCTGCGCGAAGCTACCCGCTCCGTTCTGGCCGGTCTCACCGCGCGCGAATCCAAGGTACTGCGCATGCGGTTCGGTATTGAAATGAATACCGACCACACACTGGAAGAAGTCGGCAAGCAGTTCGATGTAACCCGTGAGCGCATCCGCCAAATCGAAGCAAAGGCACTGCGTAAGTTGCGCCACCCTTCACGTTCCGATCACCTGCGCGGCTTTATTGACGATCAGGGCAACAGTTAAGCACCACAACAGTAGCGGGCGCCGCACCTCCCCGGTATAATGGCGCCCGCTTTGTTTCCAACCTAGGAAACACACCAGACAGCGTTCGCTGAATGGGCCTTTAGCTCAGTTGGTTAGAGCACTCGACTCATAATCGATTGGTCGCTGGTTCAAGTCCAGCAAGGCCCACCATTATTTTCAACGACTTAGCCCGCTTCTTAGCGGACTTTGTTGTTTATTGGGCATAAGTATCATCCAAAGGATGGGTGATTCAACGAGTATATCGATGATGGCTTCAGTTATGGAAAACTCAAGTAGAGAGCATAGAAAACTGCTCGGCTTTTCAGGGAACGAGACTAGGCTGGTGAGACATCCTATCGCCCCGTTTATACCAACGATACTGAAGTTGCAGACACACAAAGCGTGCATTTAACGAACTTCCCGATTTCCCAGAGCCTTCTGATAAATCTTTACACAACGGCCTTCTGTTCAACCCTAAACAAACAACCGTCGTGACATCTTATTCACCCTCTTCCCCGGCGGCAGTGACGTTTTATTTCAGTCACTTAGGCACCTTTCCCGGCACCATAACGCTGGTTCACACAGGCGCCTCACCCGGGTTTATTGCGAATGCGTCATGGTCGATCGCCAGCTGGCTGCTAAGCTTAAATAAGGTGCGCATGGCACTCCGCAGTTTTACGGTATATCTCGCCGTTCATAAGAGCCCGTCAATCCTGACTTCAGGATAAGGAGATCAATGATAATATTGAATCTCTTCGCCAGCAAATCAACCAAGACCAGTAAGCGCCCTATCTGGAAAGGAGACCGTTATGAACAAACGCAACATAACATTGGGCATGGCTATGGGCTTGTCAGTACTGATTGCCGGCTGCGCCTCAACACCGCCAAACAACACAATGGTAAACGAGGCACGCGCCTCTTACGCTAAAATAAAGGACGACCCAGATGTTGCCCGTAGTGGCGACAGCCATCTGCGCAGTGCAAGAGATGAACTCAATCGGGCAGAGTCTCTGCTCAAAGACGGCGAAGACACAAACCGCATTGAACAGGCCGCTTACCTAGCGAACCGGCACGCGCAAATCGCCAGTGAACAGGGCGAACGTGCAAGGCTGGTAGATCAGGTTGATTCTGCCGAAGAGCGCCGGCGCAAGCTAATGCTGGACAGGAGTTCCGAGGAAGCCACCCGGGCTCGCGATGAAGCCGAAATGCTGCGCAAAAGAATGGAAGAGCTGCAAGCTGAGCGTACCGACCGCGGCATGGTACTTACGCTCGGCGATGTTCTCTTCGATCTCAACAAAGCCGACCTGAAATCATCGGGAGAGCAAACCATAGGTCGCCTTGCACAATTCATGCGGGAGTATGAAGACCGGAGAGTTCGCGTAGAGGGCTACACCGACAGCACCGGTGACGACGGCTATAACCAGACGTTGTCCGAGCGCCGAGCTCAGGCAGTGAGCGCTGCACTGGTAACTCAGGGAATTGAACGCCGCCGGGTAGAAACCAAAGGCTACGGTGAACAATACCCTGTGGCTAGCAATGACACCTCCGCTGGCCGGCAACAAAACCGCCGCGTAGAGATCGTTATTTCGGACGAAGAAGGCGAGATCGAGACTCGGTAAAACTAAGCGCTACCGAGCATTTGAGGAAAAAGGGGGAGAGCTCTCTCCCCCTTTCAAAAATGTCATTTCAGCCCGCCCACTTGAATTCCGGAGACATTGACGGGGATCAAGCATGTCGATGCGAAACGGCCTAAACTAAAGCTGACCAATACGCTGTCATACCTAGGAGCACTAACGAATGTCACTTGAAAAACACAATCTTGCACATGAACTGCCAGAGTCGAAAGAAACCATTCATACACTGAAAACGACCGATCAGCATTTTGCGAAGCTTTTCGAAACCTATCATGACACCGATGATGAGGTGCGCCGCATTGAGCAGGGTGTCGAGACCACTTCTGACGAGTATCTGGAAGAGCAAAAGAAAAAACGGTTGGGCCTGAAAGATCAGCTCTACGGAATGATTCGCGATTATGAAGCTTCAGTAGCAAGCTGAGCCCAATGAGTTTTGGCGTGCCCTGCAGTTGCCTGTGGGGTGTGCTTGCTCCTTCTATTTCCTCTTTATTTCGCTTTTCCGCCTGTATCCTGCCCCGGCTCACAATACACGATCACCCCAACAGGATACTGTGTCGAAAAGACCATTATTCTAATGCGCAACGTTTCGATCTTAGCCAAACAGACAAATGTACACGCTCTATTCAAAACGACATTCGCAGCACTATTGCCGATGCACCTCTCGTGCTACAAGCAGAAGCCCCATGGCCTTTTAAGCCACTGGATTCAACCTCACCGACGGGCGTCCGCGCGC from Marinobacter sp. LV10R510-11A harbors:
- the rpoD gene encoding RNA polymerase sigma factor RpoD — protein: MSGNSQKSRLKDLIAKGKEQGYLTYAEVNDHLPEDIADPDQVEDIIRMINDMGIQVSEVAPDADTLLMTDGDSTADEAAAAEAAAALAAVESDAGRTTDPVRMYMREMGTVELLTRQGEIVIAKRIEEGIRDVMAAVAHFPGTAGTVIQAYDRIIENEGRITDIVTGFLDPDGAEPFMPEPPPKPEKSEEEKAEDDSDEEEEEPESGPNPEETRLRFELLREKLAAAEESLSKLGRADKKTQAALNELGKVFAPFKLGNKAFDELVNVVRSTNALVRENERAILKICVRECKMPRKDFIKSFPGNEANQEWGAKIGKSKKPYAAAINERMDEIVRLQKRIMNVQIGVDLAVADIKEINRRVSIGEARARRAKKEMVEANLRLVISIAKKYTNRGLQFLDLIQEGNIGLMKAVDKFEYRRGYKFSTYATWWIRQAITRSIADQARTIRIPVHMIETINKLNRISRQMLQEMGREPTPEELGERMEMPEDKIRKVLKIAKEPISMETPIGDDEDSHLGDFIEDIQALSPVDAATAEGLREATRSVLAGLTARESKVLRMRFGIEMNTDHTLEEVGKQFDVTRERIRQIEAKALRKLRHPSRSDHLRGFIDDQGNS
- the dnaG gene encoding DNA primase — protein: MSGLIPQRFVEDLLDRVDLAELIGSRITLKKAGANYKACCPFHDEKTPSFNVRPDKGFYHCFGCGVHGDAISFIREFEGLGFTEAVEELARRAGLEVPYDQAAKQEIQQARTLTDALDFTSRFYHSALHSEQGTYARDYLKQRGLDDSVIQQYQVGYAPAAGTSLLDAANKDLQGPLIETGTVSDKYGKPRDFFRNRVMFPIRNSRGKTIAFGGRTLGDDKAKYINSPESDVFHKSREIYGLFEAKQALKQLDKLLVVEGYMDVIALAQHGIHYAVATLGTATNQDSLAALLRQVRHAVFCFDGDKAGFKAADRAMDNALELMADGLHLQFLMLPEGEDPDTLVRKEGPEAFQKRIDGATPFSRYLFDRQSEGLDLTLPEHRGELRARAEPLLNKMPKSTLRDAMWHEMLRLCGGRNPWQNRQPQQWNKWKGGRRDRVTEERIDVKLSKDSILCLALLEAPDLASDVTELASGSRKYKQAGNFASFILEREIRDRKSLITALALDSQVRGQFYNLFDGIEHIPSRESTLAAARELLSPNEEASRQQRLATLLRNFANLTAEERQELRELSGGTPD
- the rpsU gene encoding 30S ribosomal protein S21, whose translation is MPAVKLKENEPFDVALRRFKRSCEKAGVLSEVRRREHYEKPTAVRKRKAAAAVKRHLKKLQREQRKFERLY
- the plsY gene encoding glycerol-3-phosphate 1-O-acyltransferase PlsY, whose amino-acid sequence is MALSDPVLTVLLCMAAYLAGSVLFALPVCRLMGLPDPRAQGSGNPGATNVYRTGGWLPAVLTLALDAAKGWLPVWLAHHAGLSALVQAMVALCAVTGHMIPAFYRFKGGKGVATALGAGLALAPATTAAMAALWLLVLWRWRVSALASVIAIVSGPLISAFLEPESLPMFGLLAILIVVRHRNNLIRLAQGRETGF
- a CDS encoding YdcH family protein translates to MSLEKHNLAHELPESKETIHTLKTTDQHFAKLFETYHDTDDEVRRIEQGVETTSDEYLEEQKKKRLGLKDQLYGMIRDYEASVAS
- a CDS encoding OmpA family protein, whose product is MNKRNITLGMAMGLSVLIAGCASTPPNNTMVNEARASYAKIKDDPDVARSGDSHLRSARDELNRAESLLKDGEDTNRIEQAAYLANRHAQIASEQGERARLVDQVDSAEERRRKLMLDRSSEEATRARDEAEMLRKRMEELQAERTDRGMVLTLGDVLFDLNKADLKSSGEQTIGRLAQFMREYEDRRVRVEGYTDSTGDDGYNQTLSERRAQAVSAALVTQGIERRRVETKGYGEQYPVASNDTSAGRQQNRRVEIVISDEEGEIETR
- the tsaD gene encoding tRNA (adenosine(37)-N6)-threonylcarbamoyltransferase complex transferase subunit TsaD, whose amino-acid sequence is MLILGIETSCDETGVALFDTNKGLLSHALFSQIDMHADYGGVVPELASRDHVRKLLPLCDQVLAEAKLGRKDIDGIAYTAGPGLIGALMVGGSVAHALGFALGIPVLGVHHMEGHLLAPMLEDNPPAFPFVALLVSGGHTQLVRVGGIGEYEMLGESLDDAAGEAFDKTAKMLGLDYPGGPRVAALAEKGESGRYRFPRPMTDRPGMDFSFSGLKTFTLNTVNAEKKSANGLTDQIRADIALAFETAAVDTLMIKCRRALEHTGCSRLVIAGGVSANKRLRASLEKMAEKRRAHVFYARPEFCTDNGAMIAYAGAQRMKAGQRDGERIMAVPRWPMNMLPPLTEARLAGLID
- the folB gene encoding dihydroneopterin aldolase, giving the protein MADSVLIEGLVVETVVGVYDWEREVTQALVVDLEMAWDNRIPGASDDVADALDYAAVSERTERCLKELQPRLLEHGAEVLAEVLQREFGVGWLRLTLRKPGAVPTARSVGVCIERPALKGAR